From Achromobacter spanius, a single genomic window includes:
- a CDS encoding glyoxalase superfamily protein, whose amino-acid sequence MHLQAAIPILRIFSVEKARDFYLDFLGFTWDWEHRFEAGFPLYAQVHRGDLILHLSEHHGDATPGSAVFVRMQGVDEFHAEVSARKYAYMRPSVEEMPWGRVMAVIDPFGNRLSFCESQD is encoded by the coding sequence ATGCACCTGCAAGCCGCCATTCCGATCCTGCGCATTTTCTCGGTGGAAAAGGCGCGCGATTTCTACTTGGATTTCCTCGGGTTCACCTGGGATTGGGAGCATCGCTTCGAAGCGGGTTTTCCGCTGTACGCGCAGGTGCATCGCGGCGATCTGATATTGCATCTGTCCGAGCATCATGGCGATGCGACGCCGGGGTCGGCGGTGTTTGTGCGGATGCAGGGCGTCGATGAATTCCACGCAGAGGTCAGCGCCAGGAAGTATGCCTACATGCGGCCCAGCGTCGAGGAGATGCCGTGGGGGCGCGTGATGGCGGTGATCGATCCGTTTGGCAATCGGCTGAGCTTCTGCGAGTCGCAGGACTAG
- a CDS encoding helix-turn-helix transcriptional regulator: MTVLLHSTQLRLLPMPAVLSLDPYTAPAKPHEWWRGTLPTVPATQDWEDVIQCVVRVEEGVSVVVLDGCPSAALTIPAPGAPVFGMQVWLEGEATLALEGGKPLKVSGGAALLFNHEQPVGWTTHLYAKQRVRMLDIRYTPDALARAGDSAPITLLTQRFRHDVSVPTHGSLVATRDAPASLLALAAEISRDAPATPEARRIWYRAKSLETLAAFVELLSVPEALKGPAAAQRQQVQQACRLLRERCSEQWPPGRVARMVGLSERRLQELMRESVGRSVHAYLSDARLVRASDLLRSGMSVTQVAGDLGYSSLSHFSKIFKARYGASPRAW; encoded by the coding sequence TTGACGGTTTTGCTGCACTCAACGCAATTGCGCTTGTTACCCATGCCCGCTGTGCTTTCGCTCGACCCGTATACCGCGCCAGCCAAGCCCCACGAATGGTGGCGGGGCACACTTCCCACAGTGCCCGCGACGCAGGATTGGGAAGACGTCATCCAGTGCGTGGTGCGCGTCGAGGAAGGCGTCAGCGTGGTGGTGCTGGACGGTTGCCCATCGGCGGCGCTGACGATTCCGGCGCCGGGCGCACCGGTGTTCGGCATGCAGGTATGGCTCGAAGGCGAGGCCACGCTGGCGCTGGAGGGCGGAAAACCCCTGAAAGTGTCCGGGGGCGCGGCGCTGCTCTTCAACCACGAGCAGCCAGTGGGCTGGACCACGCACCTTTACGCGAAACAACGTGTGCGGATGCTGGATATCCGTTACACGCCCGACGCGCTCGCCCGGGCAGGCGACTCGGCGCCCATCACCCTGCTGACCCAGCGGTTTCGCCATGACGTCAGTGTGCCGACCCACGGATCACTGGTGGCGACGCGCGATGCGCCCGCCAGTCTGCTGGCGCTGGCCGCCGAAATTTCCCGTGACGCGCCGGCGACGCCCGAGGCGCGCCGGATCTGGTACCGCGCCAAGTCGCTCGAAACACTGGCTGCCTTTGTGGAACTGCTTTCCGTGCCGGAAGCGCTGAAGGGGCCCGCCGCAGCGCAGCGTCAGCAGGTGCAGCAAGCTTGCCGCCTGCTGCGGGAACGCTGCTCGGAACAATGGCCGCCTGGGCGTGTTGCGCGGATGGTGGGTTTGTCCGAAAGACGGCTTCAGGAATTGATGCGCGAAAGCGTCGGCCGTTCGGTTCACGCCTATCTGAGCGACGCGCGGCTGGTTCGCGCCTCGGACCTGCTGCGCAGCGGCATGAGCGTGACGCAGGTGGCCGGCGACTTGGGGTATTCAAGCCTCAGTCATTTCAGCAAGATCTTCAAGGCACGATACGGCGCATCGCCACGCGCCTGGTAA
- a CDS encoding TonB-dependent siderophore receptor: protein MFFSVKPLPLALLAAFAASASVAAQSAPSAAADVSTLSPVVVQGTSDASPTSGADFVATRSRSGTKSDAALIDTPQTINVITRNEMDWRGVTSLAQAVRYTPGIFAQYGDNDVRYDWLTIRGFTPARYLDGLLLPFGARGYAQPRIDTYGLERIEILKGPSSGLYGQSAPGGLVNMTSKRPTAEPINEVVLQAGSFNRYQGSFDFSGPADDEGKFLYRLTGTLRDSDTQYQHVDDERQFIAPSFTWRPSSDTSLNLNVQYQKITSHGGGGAPVLPVIGTLEKSSAGYIPRDRFVGEPGYDIFTNEQTMVGYTLDHRLNDTWSVRQSARYTNVDTNTRRVQIGAMASETQAIRYAWAFPETSHAFQVDNQLNAKFTAGPTRHDLTFGLDYLREKSRYNESSLGLMLPPASPLFDVFNPDYGTPVTRPPTATKINMTRNQLGVYAQDQIELDRLLFTLVGRYDWTEGTTDTGARGSAGQWAWTSRDADANRFTGRLGVTYRFDNGLAPYLSYSTSFQPVTGVLRDGSPLKPTTGEQYEAGIKFQPNGYASFVTLSAFQINQNNVSTPDPVNTSFVVQTGRVQVQGLELEGKASFDNGLDLTMSYALSDSEITKSNNPAQRGNQLNFVPRHQAALWADYTLRDGPLQGVGLGAGVTYRGGFYGDLNNNYAIPAVTLVDAAIRYDLGRASPALAGAQVALNVSNLFDKRYVANCLGTAVSCYWGAERTVMATLRYRW from the coding sequence GTGTTCTTCTCCGTCAAGCCGTTGCCGTTGGCATTGCTCGCAGCCTTTGCGGCGTCCGCGTCCGTCGCGGCGCAGTCCGCTCCGTCGGCCGCCGCCGATGTCTCCACGCTGTCGCCGGTCGTGGTGCAAGGAACGAGCGACGCGTCACCGACCTCCGGCGCCGATTTCGTCGCCACGCGCAGCCGGTCTGGCACCAAGTCTGACGCCGCCCTGATCGACACGCCCCAGACCATCAATGTCATCACCCGCAATGAAATGGACTGGCGCGGCGTGACCTCGCTGGCGCAGGCCGTCCGCTACACGCCGGGCATCTTCGCCCAATACGGCGACAACGACGTGCGCTATGACTGGCTGACCATCCGCGGGTTCACCCCGGCGCGCTATCTGGATGGCCTGCTCCTGCCCTTTGGCGCGCGGGGATATGCGCAGCCGCGCATCGACACCTATGGGCTGGAACGGATAGAGATCCTGAAGGGACCGTCGTCCGGCCTTTACGGCCAGAGCGCCCCGGGCGGGCTGGTGAACATGACCAGCAAGCGTCCCACCGCCGAGCCGATCAATGAAGTCGTCCTGCAGGCGGGCAGCTTCAACCGGTACCAGGGATCGTTCGACTTTTCCGGTCCGGCCGACGACGAAGGCAAATTCCTGTATCGCCTGACCGGCACCTTGCGCGATAGCGACACGCAGTACCAGCATGTCGACGACGAACGCCAGTTCATCGCACCCAGCTTCACGTGGCGCCCGTCGTCTGACACCAGCCTGAATCTGAACGTGCAGTACCAGAAGATCACGAGTCACGGTGGCGGCGGCGCGCCCGTGCTGCCGGTCATCGGGACGCTGGAAAAGAGCAGCGCCGGCTACATTCCGCGCGACCGCTTCGTGGGCGAACCGGGCTACGACATCTTCACCAACGAGCAGACCATGGTGGGCTATACGCTGGACCACCGCCTGAACGACACCTGGAGCGTGCGGCAAAGCGCGCGCTATACCAACGTGGACACCAACACCCGCCGCGTGCAGATCGGCGCCATGGCGTCGGAAACCCAGGCGATCCGGTACGCCTGGGCCTTCCCCGAGACATCGCATGCGTTCCAGGTCGACAACCAGTTGAATGCCAAGTTCACGGCCGGCCCCACGCGCCATGACCTCACCTTCGGCCTGGATTACCTGCGGGAAAAGTCGCGCTACAACGAAAGCAGTCTGGGACTGATGCTGCCGCCGGCGTCGCCGCTGTTCGACGTGTTCAATCCCGACTACGGCACGCCGGTGACGCGCCCGCCCACGGCCACCAAGATCAACATGACGCGCAACCAGTTGGGGGTGTACGCGCAGGACCAGATCGAACTTGACCGGCTGCTGTTTACGCTGGTGGGCCGTTACGACTGGACCGAAGGCACCACCGACACCGGCGCGCGCGGCAGCGCCGGGCAGTGGGCATGGACCTCGCGCGATGCCGACGCCAACCGCTTCACCGGCCGGCTTGGCGTCACGTATCGCTTTGACAACGGCCTGGCACCCTATCTGAGCTATTCCACGTCTTTCCAGCCCGTGACGGGCGTGCTGCGCGACGGCTCGCCGCTCAAGCCAACAACAGGTGAGCAGTACGAGGCCGGCATCAAGTTCCAGCCCAACGGGTACGCCAGCTTCGTGACGCTGTCGGCGTTCCAGATCAACCAGAACAACGTCAGCACGCCGGACCCGGTCAATACCAGCTTTGTCGTGCAGACCGGCCGGGTTCAGGTGCAGGGCTTGGAGCTGGAGGGCAAGGCCAGTTTCGACAATGGCCTGGATCTGACGATGTCTTACGCGCTGAGCGACAGCGAGATCACCAAGAGCAACAATCCCGCGCAGCGCGGCAATCAGCTCAACTTCGTGCCGCGCCATCAGGCCGCCCTGTGGGCAGACTACACGCTGCGCGACGGCCCATTGCAAGGCGTGGGCCTGGGCGCCGGCGTGACGTACCGCGGCGGCTTCTATGGCGACCTGAACAACAACTACGCCATTCCGGCCGTGACGTTGGTCGATGCCGCGATCCGCTACGATCTGGGCCGCGCCAGCCCGGCTCTCGCCGGCGCGCAGGTCGCGTTGAACGTGTCCAATCTGTTCGACAAGCGTTACGTGGCCAACTGCCTGGGCACGGCCGTGAGCTGCTACTGGGGCGCGGAGCGCACTGTCATGGCGACGCTGCGCTATCGCTGGTAA
- a CDS encoding IclR family transcriptional regulator has protein sequence MSEPSALLIQSLEKGLAVLESFRGHASLSLQEMARENGITIGSAQRVAYTLEKTGYLFKDPRSKRYSMTVKAVGLGYSYLYRQPLFQHAHAVLHQVNQECGEIVNLAVPDGDNMVFVMRVAPARHIPEYLPVGTQIPCVATASGRALWAELPPDELDLRLRSVTCAKYTPHTTTDIDRLRALIEAARRDQYAYADEEFFAGDLNVAAVVYGDNGDPLGAVNISVPKPRWSLARAREELGPLVIRAARAISKRN, from the coding sequence ATGTCTGAACCTTCCGCCTTGTTGATCCAGTCGCTGGAAAAAGGGCTCGCCGTGCTCGAGTCCTTCCGGGGGCACGCCTCTTTGAGCCTTCAGGAGATGGCCCGCGAAAACGGCATCACCATCGGCTCGGCCCAGCGCGTGGCTTACACGCTGGAAAAAACCGGCTACCTGTTCAAGGACCCGCGCAGCAAGCGCTACAGCATGACGGTCAAGGCCGTGGGGCTGGGCTACAGCTATCTCTACCGGCAGCCCTTGTTCCAGCACGCGCATGCGGTGCTGCACCAGGTCAACCAGGAGTGCGGCGAGATCGTCAATCTTGCCGTGCCCGACGGCGACAACATGGTGTTCGTCATGCGCGTCGCGCCGGCCAGGCACATTCCCGAGTACCTGCCGGTGGGGACGCAGATCCCGTGCGTGGCGACCGCGTCGGGGCGCGCGCTATGGGCGGAGTTGCCGCCGGATGAACTCGATCTCAGGTTGCGCAGCGTGACGTGTGCGAAGTACACGCCGCACACCACCACCGATATCGACCGGCTGCGCGCGCTGATCGAAGCGGCAAGACGGGACCAGTACGCCTATGCCGACGAAGAGTTCTTCGCCGGGGATCTGAATGTCGCGGCGGTGGTTTATGGGGACAACGGCGATCCGCTCGGTGCGGTCAACATATCGGTGCCCAAACCGCGCTGGTCGCTGGCGCGGGCGCGGGAGGAACTGGGGCCGCTGGTGATCCGGGCAGCCAGGGCGATCAGCAAGCGAAATTGA
- a CDS encoding NAD(P)/FAD-dependent oxidoreductase translates to MQLHPPQTPAPSAAPASTSATAPALPASVDVAIVGGGIIGISAAYSLARAGLRVAVFEKGTLACEQSSRNWGWVRTLGRDLPEVPLAQRANRLWAEIQEKVDVGFRRSGIFYLQENDADAAGHQAWLDGARAHGVDARLLDRRTVQDMLPSTGRAWTGAMYSPTDGVAEPQLATRGIASLARAAGAHIFEQCAVRGVERSAGRVSALITERGRVATQSVLVAAGAWSRLFCGNLGADFPQLKVRGSVLRTTPLDAGPQAAINGKDFTCRRRADGGYSVSQFGASMADVVPDTFRLMPHFFNAWRANSSFVRLRFGKRFFEELKIPTHFPADRESPFERHRVLDPSPSSRGVAQAWRRLVHAFPAFREARIAQSWAGYIDVTPDAMPVMDAVPGLPGLYLASGFSGHGFGIGPAAGEVMAQLIQGDTPAIDLHPFRYGRYGT, encoded by the coding sequence ATGCAACTGCATCCGCCTCAAACGCCGGCGCCATCCGCCGCTCCCGCCTCAACTTCCGCGACGGCCCCGGCGCTACCAGCCTCGGTCGACGTCGCCATTGTTGGCGGGGGCATCATCGGCATCAGCGCGGCTTATTCCCTCGCGCGCGCCGGACTGCGGGTTGCCGTGTTCGAGAAAGGCACGCTGGCCTGCGAACAGTCGTCGCGCAATTGGGGCTGGGTGCGCACGCTGGGCCGCGATCTGCCGGAAGTGCCGCTGGCTCAGCGCGCCAACCGGCTGTGGGCAGAGATCCAGGAAAAGGTGGACGTGGGATTCCGCCGAAGCGGCATCTTCTACCTGCAGGAAAACGACGCGGACGCGGCCGGCCATCAGGCGTGGCTGGACGGGGCGCGCGCGCATGGCGTGGATGCGCGCCTGCTGGATCGCCGCACGGTGCAGGACATGCTGCCGTCGACCGGACGCGCCTGGACGGGCGCCATGTACAGCCCGACGGACGGGGTCGCCGAACCGCAGCTGGCGACGCGCGGCATCGCCTCGCTGGCGCGCGCCGCGGGCGCGCACATCTTTGAGCAATGCGCCGTGCGTGGCGTGGAGCGCAGCGCGGGCCGCGTCAGCGCCTTGATCACGGAGCGCGGCCGCGTTGCCACGCAGTCGGTGCTGGTGGCGGCCGGCGCCTGGTCGCGGCTCTTCTGCGGCAATCTGGGCGCCGACTTTCCCCAGTTGAAGGTGCGCGGTTCCGTGCTGCGCACGACGCCGCTCGACGCGGGGCCGCAGGCGGCGATCAATGGCAAGGACTTCACCTGCCGCAGGCGCGCAGATGGCGGCTATTCGGTGTCGCAGTTCGGCGCGTCGATGGCCGATGTGGTGCCCGACACCTTCCGCCTGATGCCGCATTTCTTCAACGCGTGGCGGGCCAACAGCAGCTTCGTGCGGCTGCGTTTCGGCAAGCGCTTCTTCGAGGAACTGAAGATCCCGACCCATTTCCCGGCCGACCGCGAATCGCCTTTCGAACGGCATCGCGTGCTGGATCCGTCGCCGTCCAGTCGCGGTGTGGCGCAAGCCTGGCGCAGGCTGGTGCACGCCTTTCCCGCATTCCGCGAAGCGCGCATCGCGCAGTCCTGGGCCGGCTACATCGATGTCACGCCCGACGCGATGCCTGTCATGGATGCGGTGCCCGGCCTGCCCGGGCTCTACCTTGCTTCCGGTTTCTCGGGCCACGGTTTCGGCATCGGCCCGGCGGCGGGCGAGGTGATGGCGCAGTTGATCCAGGGCGACACGCCCGCCATCGACCTGCATCCGTTCCGCTACGGCCGCTACGGGACCTGA
- a CDS encoding dipeptidase, whose product MDSHSADLHRRATVVDGLVFFSDGSTRDMLAGGVSAINVTVSDMGADFEQALRDCMTWRQRCAAPDSSWLLVETAEDIARAKQTGKLGLIMGWQNGKPLGDQIDRVALFHELGMRVIQLTYNEANLLGDGCLEKRNAGLSDLGVKMVAEMNRVGIAIDLSHCAPQTCLDAARHSSKPVLLTHANANAVITRPRNKSDDVIKAVAATGGVVGCSIHAYLSWRGDPRQQPLLSDFVANVKYIGELVGYEHVGIGTDFPSVDTYEAVRHVMVMSRTKYAKSGGDFSDAFGDVMEARYPVETPTPAQFPAFTHALHAAGLTDSQILGVLGENFQRAFAQAWATA is encoded by the coding sequence ATGGATAGCCACAGCGCCGACCTGCATCGCCGCGCCACCGTCGTCGACGGTCTGGTTTTCTTCAGCGACGGCAGCACCCGCGACATGCTGGCCGGCGGCGTCAGCGCCATCAACGTCACGGTCAGCGACATGGGCGCGGACTTCGAGCAGGCGCTGCGCGACTGCATGACCTGGCGCCAACGCTGCGCCGCGCCGGACTCGTCCTGGCTGCTGGTGGAAACGGCCGAGGACATCGCGCGCGCCAAGCAGACGGGCAAGCTGGGCCTCATCATGGGCTGGCAGAACGGCAAACCCCTGGGCGATCAGATCGACCGCGTCGCCTTGTTCCATGAATTGGGCATGCGCGTCATTCAGCTGACCTATAACGAGGCCAATCTGCTGGGCGACGGTTGCCTGGAAAAGCGCAACGCCGGCCTGAGCGACCTGGGCGTGAAGATGGTGGCGGAGATGAACCGCGTGGGCATCGCCATCGACCTCAGCCACTGCGCGCCGCAGACCTGCCTGGACGCCGCACGGCACAGCAGCAAACCCGTGCTGCTGACCCACGCCAACGCCAACGCCGTGATCACCCGGCCGCGCAACAAGTCGGACGACGTCATCAAGGCGGTCGCCGCGACGGGCGGCGTCGTCGGATGCAGCATCCATGCCTACCTGAGCTGGCGCGGCGATCCCCGCCAGCAGCCGCTGCTGTCGGACTTCGTCGCCAACGTGAAGTACATCGGCGAACTGGTCGGCTACGAACACGTGGGCATCGGCACCGATTTTCCGTCGGTCGACACCTACGAGGCCGTGCGCCATGTGATGGTGATGTCGCGCACCAAGTACGCGAAATCGGGCGGCGACTTCTCCGATGCCTTTGGCGACGTGATGGAAGCGCGCTACCCCGTCGAAACGCCGACGCCGGCGCAATTTCCCGCGTTTACCCACGCGCTGCATGCAGCCGGCCTGACGGACAGCCAGATCCTGGGCGTGCTTGGCGAAAACTTCCAGCGCGCGTTCGCGCAGGCCTGGGCCACCGCCTGA
- a CDS encoding tripartite tricarboxylate transporter substrate binding protein: MTLRLHRTLTAAFACVARAPRALALAGAALAAPLATAAPFPAQPIHIIVPYQAGGSTDTVIRKFAELAAPELGQAIVIENRGGAGATMGARAIKTARPDGYTLAVLPSPVYRMPHIQDMGYDPTRDFTYVMMLSGYTLGVAVPAGSPHKTWADFIRYAKQHPNEVTYGTASVGSASNVMMEEIAGRNGVTWRHIPYKGESEVLTAVMGGQVTAYAGSTTVQPQVQSGKMRMLVTWGEQRSAQYPDTPTLHEIDGTPPANAPFGIAGPKDMPPAVVAKLHAIFKQVAESDAFKQILTQYGQELVYLDGKDYAAYAAQQYALEAEIVRKLGLAANK, from the coding sequence ATGACCCTGCGTCTGCACCGCACCCTTACCGCCGCGTTCGCTTGCGTGGCCCGCGCGCCGCGCGCCCTTGCGCTTGCCGGTGCTGCCCTCGCGGCGCCCCTGGCCACGGCCGCGCCCTTCCCCGCCCAGCCGATTCACATCATCGTGCCCTATCAGGCAGGCGGCTCCACCGACACCGTGATCCGCAAATTTGCCGAACTAGCCGCGCCCGAACTGGGACAGGCCATCGTCATCGAGAACCGCGGGGGAGCCGGCGCAACCATGGGCGCACGCGCCATCAAGACCGCGCGCCCCGATGGCTACACGCTGGCCGTCCTGCCCAGCCCGGTCTATCGCATGCCGCACATCCAGGATATGGGCTACGACCCGACACGCGACTTCACCTACGTCATGATGCTCAGCGGCTACACATTGGGCGTGGCGGTGCCCGCCGGCTCGCCGCACAAGACGTGGGCAGATTTCATCCGCTATGCGAAACAGCATCCGAACGAAGTCACCTACGGTACAGCCAGCGTCGGCAGCGCATCCAACGTGATGATGGAAGAGATCGCCGGACGCAACGGCGTGACCTGGCGCCACATTCCGTACAAAGGCGAATCCGAAGTGCTGACCGCGGTGATGGGCGGGCAGGTGACGGCTTACGCCGGTTCGACGACCGTGCAGCCGCAGGTGCAGTCGGGAAAGATGCGCATGCTGGTGACCTGGGGCGAACAGCGCAGCGCGCAGTACCCGGACACGCCCACGCTGCATGAAATTGACGGCACGCCGCCCGCCAACGCGCCGTTCGGCATCGCCGGTCCGAAGGACATGCCGCCCGCCGTCGTCGCCAAGCTGCATGCCATCTTCAAGCAGGTGGCCGAATCCGATGCCTTCAAGCAGATCCTGACGCAATACGGCCAGGAACTGGTCTACCTGGACGGCAAGGACTACGCCGCCTATGCCGCGCAGCAGTACGCGCTGGAAGCGGAAATCGTGCGCAAGCTGGGGCTGGCCGCGAACAAGTAG
- a CDS encoding Bug family tripartite tricarboxylate transporter substrate binding protein: MIIRALATRPARRRALAALCGLAGLLAAALPVAASAQAWPAKPIRMIVGYPPGGGTDTVARMLAQQLSLEIKQPVVVENRAGASGTIATQQVVRAEPDGYTVLFATASPLTGAPLTVKDLQYDPMNDLIPVTLVGGGPFILVANPAFPPNTLPELVAYARSRPGEVNYASPGIMTANFFFSEQLNMDAGIKTMHVPYRGSAALLNDVIAGQVQYTLDTPGTTLTFIRNGKLKALAIFSEKRLDRAPEIPTAKEAGYPNLVGGSWYGLLVPKGTPPQIVDGLYKATKSALSSAEVRTAMEGRDVMVQGTSPDEFSRFLHAEFKRWQDVTQKLGISPQ, encoded by the coding sequence ATGATCATTCGAGCACTCGCCACACGTCCCGCGCGCCGCCGCGCCCTCGCTGCCTTGTGCGGCCTTGCCGGCCTGCTGGCCGCCGCACTGCCCGTTGCGGCGTCGGCCCAGGCATGGCCCGCCAAGCCGATACGCATGATCGTCGGCTACCCGCCGGGCGGTGGCACGGACACGGTGGCGCGCATGCTGGCGCAGCAACTCAGCCTGGAGATCAAGCAGCCCGTCGTGGTCGAGAACCGCGCCGGGGCCAGCGGCACCATCGCAACCCAGCAGGTCGTGCGGGCCGAGCCCGATGGCTACACCGTGCTGTTCGCCACGGCGTCGCCGCTGACCGGGGCCCCGCTCACGGTCAAGGACCTGCAATACGATCCCATGAACGACCTGATCCCGGTCACCCTGGTCGGCGGCGGCCCCTTCATTCTGGTCGCGAACCCGGCCTTTCCGCCGAACACGCTGCCTGAACTGGTGGCGTACGCGCGCAGCCGTCCCGGCGAGGTCAATTACGCGTCGCCGGGCATCATGACCGCCAATTTCTTTTTCTCCGAGCAGCTGAACATGGATGCCGGGATCAAGACCATGCACGTCCCCTACCGCGGCAGCGCCGCGCTGCTCAACGACGTTATCGCCGGCCAGGTGCAATACACGCTGGACACGCCGGGCACCACGCTGACCTTCATCCGCAACGGCAAGCTGAAGGCGCTGGCGATCTTCAGCGAAAAACGCCTGGATCGGGCGCCCGAGATTCCCACCGCCAAGGAAGCCGGCTATCCAAACCTGGTTGGCGGTTCCTGGTACGGCCTGCTGGTGCCCAAGGGCACCCCGCCGCAGATCGTCGACGGTCTGTACAAGGCCACGAAATCCGCCTTGTCCAGCGCAGAAGTGCGCACCGCCATGGAAGGACGCGACGTGATGGTGCAAGGCACCTCACCCGACGAATTCAGCCGCTTTCTGCACGCCGAGTTCAAGCGCTGGCAGGACGTGACGCAAAAGCTGGGCATCTCCCCGCAATGA
- a CDS encoding gamma-glutamyltransferase family protein, with the protein MSNPPYAPDLTAGSAPTSMRPALAGVNHMISAGHYLATQAGMDILQAGGNAVDAGVAAGIALGVVQSDIVNFGGVAPILVYQAKAQKVWSISGLGYWPQAARLETFLDKHGGTIPAGVLRTVIPAAPDAWITALERFGTMSFGEVAAGAIRLARDGFVMYPLMAEVLAENQKNYARWTSSAAIYLPGGKPPEAGSLFRQADLARSIQYMADEERAHPGNSRVAGLAAARRAFYEGDIAAAIVKYHREEGGLITHEDLRGFSVEVERALSTEFNGTQVHSCGFWCQGPSLLQMLNILEPCDLRALGHNSAPYVHLLTEAIKLAFADREVHYADPRHAQVPQAALLSKDYARERLAMIAMDRAGPDMPPAGRLPHARDIDLREAGPDDMARTDPRLDTSYVAVVDRDGNAFSATPSDGSYNVPVIPGTGICASGRGSQSWAEAGHPCAIGPGRRPRLTPNPSLAIRPGQYVMPFGTPGGDVQCQAMLQTFLNMEVFGMDVQQAVEAPRFASFSFPSSFEPHNAMPGRLMIEDLIARGAGDALAALGHTVKWWNGHSWRAGAVCMVRHDLNTGVRWGGADPRRPAYAMGW; encoded by the coding sequence ATGTCCAATCCTCCCTACGCCCCGGACCTGACCGCGGGAAGCGCCCCCACCTCGATGCGCCCCGCGCTCGCCGGCGTCAATCACATGATCTCGGCCGGCCACTATCTGGCCACGCAGGCCGGCATGGACATCCTGCAGGCCGGCGGCAACGCCGTCGACGCGGGCGTGGCGGCGGGCATCGCGTTGGGCGTGGTCCAGAGCGACATCGTCAACTTCGGCGGCGTCGCCCCCATCCTCGTCTACCAGGCCAAGGCGCAAAAGGTGTGGAGCATTTCCGGGCTTGGCTACTGGCCGCAGGCGGCGCGGCTGGAGACGTTTCTGGACAAGCACGGCGGCACGATCCCGGCGGGCGTGCTGCGCACCGTCATTCCGGCGGCGCCCGACGCATGGATCACGGCGCTGGAACGGTTCGGCACCATGAGTTTCGGCGAGGTCGCGGCCGGGGCCATCCGGCTGGCGCGCGACGGCTTCGTCATGTATCCGCTGATGGCCGAAGTGCTGGCTGAAAACCAGAAGAACTACGCGCGGTGGACATCCAGCGCGGCCATCTATCTGCCGGGCGGCAAGCCGCCCGAGGCGGGATCGCTATTCCGTCAGGCCGACCTGGCGCGCAGCATCCAGTACATGGCGGACGAAGAGCGCGCACATCCCGGGAACAGCCGCGTGGCGGGCCTGGCCGCCGCGCGCCGCGCGTTCTACGAAGGCGACATTGCCGCCGCGATCGTCAAGTATCACCGCGAGGAAGGCGGGCTGATCACCCACGAGGACTTGCGCGGTTTTTCTGTGGAGGTCGAGCGGGCGCTGTCCACCGAGTTCAACGGCACGCAGGTGCATAGCTGCGGCTTCTGGTGCCAGGGCCCCTCGCTGCTACAGATGCTGAACATCCTGGAGCCGTGCGACTTGCGCGCGCTGGGCCACAACTCCGCCCCCTATGTGCATCTGCTGACCGAAGCCATCAAACTGGCCTTCGCCGACCGCGAGGTGCATTACGCCGATCCGCGCCATGCGCAGGTGCCGCAAGCGGCGCTGCTGTCCAAGGACTATGCGCGCGAAAGGCTGGCCATGATCGCCATGGATCGCGCAGGTCCGGACATGCCGCCGGCGGGCCGGCTTCCCCACGCGCGGGACATCGACCTGCGCGAGGCCGGGCCCGATGACATGGCGCGCACGGATCCACGCCTGGATACGTCTTATGTGGCGGTCGTCGACAGGGACGGCAACGCGTTTTCGGCAACGCCCAGCGATGGCTCCTACAACGTGCCCGTCATTCCTGGCACCGGCATCTGCGCGTCGGGACGCGGCAGCCAATCCTGGGCCGAGGCCGGCCATCCCTGCGCCATCGGACCGGGCCGCAGGCCAAGGTTGACGCCCAACCCCTCGCTGGCCATCCGGCCCGGCCAGTACGTCATGCCTTTCGGTACGCCAGGCGGCGACGTGCAGTGCCAGGCCATGCTGCAGACGTTCCTGAACATGGAGGTGTTCGGCATGGACGTGCAGCAGGCGGTCGAGGCACCGCGCTTTGCCAGCTTCAGCTTTCCGTCGTCGTTCGAGCCGCACAATGCGATGCCGGGCCGGCTGATGATCGAAGACCTGATTGCGCGCGGCGCGGGCGACGCGCTTGCCGCGCTAGGCCACACCGTGAAGTGGTGGAACGGCCATAGCTGGCGGGCCGGCGCCGTCTGCATGGTCCGGCACGATCTCAACACCGGCGTGCGCTGGGGTGGCGCGGACCCGCGCCGCCCCGCTTACGCGATGGGCTGGTAG